AGGTCATGCTCCCTTTTCTAATTTATATGAGTCAATGGTCTTCTTCTCCTTGTCAATTGTTATTGTCTATTTTCTTATTGAATACAGGTATAAATTAAAGGTTATCGGCGCTTTTGTTAGTCCAATCGCCTTTTTAGCCATTGCCTATGCCTCCCTGCTTCCACCCCAATACAAGAAGATTACCCCGCTGGCCCCTGCTTTGCAGAGCTATTGGTTAGAAATACATGTCATTACCTGCTTTTTAGGTTATGCAGCTTTTACTGTTGCCTTTGGGGCAAGCGTTATGTATTTAGTTAAAGAGTGGCTTTCAAAAAGACCTCATGGCTTTTATCAAAAATTGCCGATAGAAGATTTACTTGATGAGTTAGGTTATAGGACTATTGCTATTGGGATGGTGTTTCTAACGCTTGGCATAATTACCGGTGCAGCCTGGGCAAATTATGCCTGGGGAACTTACTGGAGTTGGGATCCAAAAGAAACATGGGCATTAATTACCTGGCTTATCTATGCTATCTACCTCCATGCCAGGGTAACTACTGGCTGGCGAAAGAAAAAGGCTGCCTGGCTATCTATAATCGGATTTGCAGCCGTTATCTTTACCTATCTGGGGGTAAATTTCCTGATGGCTGGGCTGCATAGTTATGTGTAACCCCAAATGACCATAGAGTGCAGAGAGATTACTTCAAAGATAAAAAATTCTATATATAGTAGTTATTAACGAAAAAAGAATATTTTTGAAATTTTAGTAAAATATCTTTGTGATTTAGTGTCAAGTTGTTTATAATTACCTTAATTAAACATATAAAGGTCTAAAATGATTGGTCTTACGAAACTACTCTGTGGCACTGCTACAGTCTCTGATGCTATAAAATTTGGCAGGGATAGTTCCCAGCTGCCACCCAATATGCTGCAATTTTCATCTGGTGAGCACCCATTAGTAGTCTGGAATATGACTAATAGATGCAATTTGCATTGTAAACATTGTTATATTAATGCCAATGACTATGAATATAAAGATGAACTTTCGACAGAGGAAGCAACTCGTCTCATTGATGATTTAGTTACAATCCAATCACCAGTGCTATTGTTTTCTGGCGGAGAACCCTTACTTCGTGAAGATATTCTTGAACTCGGTACTTATGCTTCTTATAAAGGATTACGTCCTGTCATATCGAGTAATGGGACACTTATTACCTTGGAGATTGCACAGAAGATTAAAGATGCTGGATTTCAATATGTTGGTATTAGCCTTGATGGTAGTCGTAAGACTCATGATGAATTTAGAGGAATTCAAGGAGCTTTTGATAGTGCAATTTGTGGAATTAAGAATTGTTTAGAGGCGGGATTGAGAACGGGTATACGATTTACAATCACTAAATATAATTATTTGGATTTACCTTTAATTATTGAGTTACTAATTAAGGAGAAAATTCCGCGATTCTGTATGTATCACTTAGTCTATGCCGGTAGAGGGAGAGGATTAGCCAAAGATGATATTACCCTTGAGCAAAAAAGAAATGTGATTAACTTCTTAATCAATAAAACCCAAGAATTATTTAATCAAGGTATAGAGGTTGAGATTTTAACAACAGATAATCATGCCGATGGAATCTATCTCTATCAGTTAATTAAAGCTAAATATCCAAGTAGAACTGAGGAAGTAATGCAATTACTTAAGATGCATGGAGGTTGTTCTGCAGGTAAGAAATTTGCTAATATCGATTCTCAAGGTAATGTCCATGCATGTCAATTT
This region of bacterium genomic DNA includes:
- the ccsB gene encoding c-type cytochrome biogenesis protein CcsB, whose protein sequence is MDSSVWFGIALVVYGLSTLLYIGSLLFKKLNLSRVATFVIIIGACAHTIGLLIRTIKAGHAPFSNLYESMVFFSLSIVIVYFLIEYRYKLKVIGAFVSPIAFLAIAYASLLPPQYKKITPLAPALQSYWLEIHVITCFLGYAAFTVAFGASVMYLVKEWLSKRPHGFYQKLPIEDLLDELGYRTIAIGMVFLTLGIITGAAWANYAWGTYWSWDPKETWALITWLIYAIYLHARVTTGWRKKKAAWLSIIGFAAVIFTYLGVNFLMAGLHSYV
- a CDS encoding radical SAM protein, with protein sequence MIGLTKLLCGTATVSDAIKFGRDSSQLPPNMLQFSSGEHPLVVWNMTNRCNLHCKHCYINANDYEYKDELSTEEATRLIDDLVTIQSPVLLFSGGEPLLREDILELGTYASYKGLRPVISSNGTLITLEIAQKIKDAGFQYVGISLDGSRKTHDEFRGIQGAFDSAICGIKNCLEAGLRTGIRFTITKYNYLDLPLIIELLIKEKIPRFCMYHLVYAGRGRGLAKDDITLEQKRNVINFLINKTQELFNQGIEVEILTTDNHADGIYLYQLIKAKYPSRTEEVMQLLKMHGGCSAGKKFANIDSQGNVHACQFWGHKDLGNIRERKFSEIWRDRSNELICELRNIKSKIKGRCSKCNYLEVCGGCRIRAEVAYGDIWAEDPACYLTDEEILG